The Streptomyces griseiscabiei genome includes a window with the following:
- the rplW gene encoding 50S ribosomal protein L23: MAIRHPSIASKAAKAAKVARVAKAKRHATEGKNTVVTAPSKAFTDHRDVLLKPVVSEKSYALLDEGKYTFIVAPNANKTQIKQAVQAVFSVKVTGVNTLNRQGKRKRTKTGFGQRAGSKRAIVTLAEGDRIDIFGGPTA, from the coding sequence ATGGCTATCCGTCACCCCTCTATCGCCTCCAAGGCGGCCAAGGCCGCCAAGGTCGCTCGCGTCGCCAAGGCGAAGCGCCACGCCACCGAGGGCAAGAACACCGTCGTCACCGCGCCCAGCAAGGCGTTCACGGACCACCGTGACGTGCTGCTGAAGCCGGTCGTGTCGGAGAAGAGCTACGCGCTCCTCGACGAGGGCAAGTACACGTTCATCGTGGCCCCCAACGCCAACAAGACCCAGATCAAGCAGGCCGTCCAGGCGGTCTTCTCGGTCAAGGTCACCGGCGTGAACACGCTCAACCGCCAGGGCAAGCGCAAGCGCACGAAGACCGGTTTCGGTCAGCGTGCGGGCAGCAAGCGCGCGATCGTGACCCTTGCCGAGGGCGACCGTATCGACATCTTCGGCGGTCCGACCGCTTAA
- the rplV gene encoding 50S ribosomal protein L22, producing the protein MEARAQARYIRVTPMKARRVVDLIRGMDATEAQAVLRFAPQAASVPVGKVLDSAIANAAHNYDHTDASSLVISEAYVDEGPTLKRFRPRAQGRAYRIRKRTSHITVVVSSKEGTR; encoded by the coding sequence ATGGAAGCCAGGGCCCAGGCGCGGTACATCCGCGTCACGCCCATGAAGGCCCGCCGCGTGGTGGACCTCATCCGTGGCATGGACGCCACGGAGGCTCAGGCGGTCCTGCGTTTCGCCCCGCAGGCCGCGAGCGTGCCGGTCGGCAAGGTGCTGGACAGCGCCATTGCCAACGCCGCACACAACTACGACCACACGGACGCCTCTTCGCTGGTCATCAGCGAGGCGTACGTGGACGAGGGCCCGACCCTGAAGCGGTTCCGTCCGCGTGCCCAGGGCCGTGCCTACCGGATCCGCAAGCGGACCAGCCACATCACCGTGGTCGTCAGCAGCAAGGAAGGAACCCGGTAA
- the rpsC gene encoding 30S ribosomal protein S3: MGQKVNPHGFRLGVTTDFKSRWYADKLYKDYVKEDVAIRRMMTSGMERAGISKVEIERTRDRVRVDIHTARPGIVIGRRGAEADRIRGDLEKLTGKQVQLNILEVKSPETDAQLVAQAVAEQLSSRVSFRRAMRKSMQGTMKAGAKGIKIQCGGRLGGAEMSRSEFYREGRVPLHTLRANVDYGFFEAKTTFGRIGVKVWIYKGDVKNIAEVRAENAAARAGNRPARGGADRPAGRGGRGGERGGRGRKPQQAAGAEAPKAEAPAAAAPAESTGTEA; encoded by the coding sequence ATGGGCCAGAAGGTAAACCCGCATGGGTTCCGGCTCGGTGTCACGACCGACTTCAAGTCGCGTTGGTACGCCGACAAGCTGTACAAGGACTACGTCAAGGAAGACGTCGCCATCCGTCGGATGATGACGTCCGGCATGGAGCGCGCCGGCATCTCGAAGGTGGAGATCGAGCGCACCCGTGACCGCGTCCGCGTCGACATCCACACCGCGCGTCCGGGCATCGTCATCGGCCGCCGCGGCGCCGAGGCCGACCGTATCCGCGGCGACCTCGAGAAGCTGACCGGCAAGCAGGTCCAGCTGAACATCCTCGAGGTCAAGAGCCCGGAGACGGACGCTCAGCTGGTGGCCCAGGCCGTCGCCGAGCAGCTGTCCTCCCGCGTCTCCTTCCGTCGCGCCATGCGTAAGAGCATGCAGGGCACGATGAAGGCCGGCGCCAAGGGCATCAAGATCCAGTGCGGTGGCCGCCTCGGTGGCGCCGAGATGTCCCGCTCGGAGTTCTACCGCGAGGGCCGTGTGCCCCTGCACACGCTCCGCGCGAACGTGGACTACGGCTTCTTCGAGGCCAAGACGACCTTCGGCCGCATCGGTGTGAAGGTCTGGATCTACAAGGGCGACGTCAAGAACATCGCCGAGGTCCGCGCCGAGAACGCCGCTGCCCGCGCCGGCAACCGCCCGGCCCGTGGCGGCGCTGACCGCCCCGCCGGCCGTGGTGGCCGCGGTGGCGAGCGTGGCGGTCGCGGTCGTAAGCCGCAGCAGGCTGCCGGCGCCGAGGCCCCCAAGGCCGAGGCTCCCGCCGCCGCCGCTCCGGCTGAGAGCACCGGAACGGAGGCCTGA
- the rplB gene encoding 50S ribosomal protein L2, with protein MGIRKYKPTTPGRRGSSVADFVEITRSTPEKSLVRPLHSKGGRNNAGRVTVRHQGGGHKRAYRVIDFRRHDKDGVPAKVAHIEYDPNRTARIALLHYADGEKRYILAPRNLSQGDRVENGPGADIKPGNNLALRNIPVGTTIHAIELRPGGGAKFARSAGTSVQLLAKEGAYAHLRMPSGEIRLVDVRCRATVGEVGNAEQSNINWGKAGRKRWLGVRPTVRGVAMNPVDHPHGGGEGKTSGGRHPVSPWGQKEGRTRSPKKASSKYIVRRRKTNKKR; from the coding sequence ATGGGAATCCGCAAGTACAAGCCGACTACGCCGGGCCGTCGCGGCTCCAGCGTCGCCGACTTCGTCGAGATCACGCGGTCCACGCCGGAGAAGTCGCTGGTCCGCCCCCTGCACAGCAAGGGCGGCCGTAACAACGCCGGTCGTGTGACCGTTCGTCACCAGGGTGGCGGACACAAGCGCGCCTACCGTGTCATCGACTTCCGTCGGCACGACAAGGACGGCGTGCCGGCGAAGGTCGCGCACATCGAGTACGACCCCAACCGCACCGCGCGCATCGCGCTGCTGCACTACGCGGACGGCGAGAAGCGCTACATCCTCGCCCCCCGCAACCTGTCGCAGGGCGACCGCGTCGAGAACGGTCCCGGGGCCGACATCAAGCCGGGCAACAACCTGGCGCTCCGCAACATCCCGGTCGGTACCACGATCCACGCGATCGAGCTCCGTCCCGGTGGCGGCGCCAAGTTCGCCCGCTCCGCCGGTACCTCCGTGCAGCTGCTCGCGAAGGAGGGCGCCTACGCCCACCTCCGCATGCCGTCCGGTGAGATCCGCCTGGTCGACGTGCGCTGCCGCGCCACCGTCGGCGAGGTCGGCAACGCCGAGCAGAGCAACATCAACTGGGGCAAGGCCGGCCGCAAGCGCTGGCTGGGCGTCCGCCCGACCGTTCGCGGTGTGGCGATGAACCCGGTTGACCACCCCCACGGTGGTGGTGAGGGCAAGACCTCCGGTGGTCGCCACCCGGTCAGCCCCTGGGGTCAGAAGGAGGGTCGTACTCGCTCGCCGAAGAAGGCTTCGAGCAAGTACATCGTCCGCCGCCGCAAGACGAACAAGAAGCGCTAG
- the rpsS gene encoding 30S ribosomal protein S19, which yields MPRSLKKGPFVDGHLIKKVDVQNEAGTKNVIKTWSRRSMIIPAMLGHTIAVHNGKTHIPVFVTESMVGHKLGEFSPTRTFRGHVKDDRKSKRR from the coding sequence ATGCCGCGCAGTCTCAAGAAGGGGCCCTTCGTCGACGGACACCTCATCAAGAAGGTGGACGTACAGAACGAAGCCGGCACCAAGAACGTCATCAAGACCTGGTCCCGTCGCTCGATGATCATCCCGGCCATGCTCGGCCACACGATCGCGGTGCACAACGGCAAGACCCACATTCCGGTGTTCGTCACCGAGTCGATGGTCGGCCACAAGCTCGGCGAGTTCTCGCCGACGCGCACCTTCCGGGGTCACGTCAAGGACGACCGGAAGTCGAAGCGCCGCTAA